GACGCCAGCACTGGTTTGATTCCTCCCTCGGACACAAAAAAAACACGCACATAATCCGGAAAAGATTAGCTCAGGTCGAGTACCGGTTTTAATTCATAGCATAACGATTTCTGACTCGTCATCGTCCCTGCGGCCGCTATTCCCTTTAAGTTGAAAAACAAATCCCTCCCCGCTTTTGAGGATGGTGTTGCAAAAGCGGTTTGTTACCCTTTTCATACTCAACCACTAACTATGGCATCTATTAATACGACTCGCGCACCGAGTGTCTCCGCATCCGGTTCCGGCACGCAAACCTACCGTGGCCCGTTTGCGATCATGACGATCCTGTTTTTCATGTGGGGGTTCATGACGGTGTGGAATGACATCCTCATTCCCAATTTCAAGGAGGCGTTCCAGCTCAACTTTCTTCAGGCGATGCTGGTGCAGTTCGCCTTTTTCGGCGCGTACACGGTGGGCTCGCTGATTTACTACGGCATCTCGCTTGTCTCGGGCGATCCGATCAATCGCATCGGTTATAAGAACGGCGTGATCATCGGCCTGCTCATCGCGGCGGCGGGCAGCGCGCTCTTTTTCCCGGCGGCGGTGATGACTTCCTATCCGTTCTTCCTGCTGGCGCTGTTCATAGTCGGCTTGGGATTTGCGATGCTGCAAATTGCCGCCAACCCGTACGTCACTATTCTCGGCCCGGAGGAAACGGCTTCCAGCCGCCTTAATTTATCTCAGGCGTTTAATTCCTTCGGCACAACCATCGGGCCGTTGATCGGTGGCTGGCTGATCTTTAAAGTGTTCAACAAGGACGGGGTGCATGGCATTGACGCGGTGAAAATTCCTTACCTGTGTTTCGCGGGCGTGTTCGTGCTGCTGGCGGTGTTTTTCAAATTTGCGCATCTGCCTTCTTTCACCAACACGGATGTTATGGAACGCGGTTTGGGGGCGTTGAAACATCCGCACACAGCTTTGGGCATGCTGGCGATCTTCATGTATGTGGGCGGGGAAGTGACGGTGGGCAGCGCGATTGTCAATTACTTGGGCCTGCCCAAGCTGGGCAGCCTCACGCACGAAGCGGCGAGCAAGTTTCTGTCGTTTTACTGGGGCGGCCTGATGGTGGGGCGGTTCATGGGCGCTTTCGCCTTGAGCGCGATGCAGAAGAAGCTCAAGCATGCCTTGGTGGCGCTGGTGCCGATCGTGGCCTTCCTGATCATCGGCGGCACGGCGGGCTGGGATTCGGCGG
This portion of the Verrucomicrobiia bacterium genome encodes:
- a CDS encoding sugar MFS transporter encodes the protein MASINTTRAPSVSASGSGTQTYRGPFAIMTILFFMWGFMTVWNDILIPNFKEAFQLNFLQAMLVQFAFFGAYTVGSLIYYGISLVSGDPINRIGYKNGVIIGLLIAAAGSALFFPAAVMTSYPFFLLALFIVGLGFAMLQIAANPYVTILGPEETASSRLNLSQAFNSFGTTIGPLIGGWLIFKVFNKDGVHGIDAVKIPYLCFAGVFVLLAVFFKFAHLPSFTNTDVMERGLGALKHPHTALGMLAIFMYVGGEVTVGSAIVNYLGLPKLGSLTHEAASKFLSFYWGGLMVGRFMGAFALSAMQKKLKHALVALVPIVAFLIIGGTAGWDSAEHYGLGLALLLVMFYIGEASAHRMLALFSAVIIGLLLTTICTNGDTAKWSILAVGLFCSVMWSNIFSLAIEGLGPLKSQASSLLVMAILGGALLPPLQGAIADHYGIQISFVVPMIAFAYITFYGVYGYKAGRTHTKS